Genomic segment of Streptosporangium sp. NBC_01755:
ATGTTGCGGGCTTCCTCGCGGGTCAGCGGTTCGATCTCGGTGGCCGCAGCCGAGGGAGCGTCGACCAAAGTCGCGACGTTCCGCGTGAGCTTGTTGCGGCGTACCGCGATGGTCAGCGCCCGCGACAGGATGCGATGAACCTTGAGCACGGTGCTGGTCGAGAGGTTCTTCTCAAGCATTGTGGTGTAAGCCGTGTCGAGGTGCTCAGGAGCGAGCCGGTTGAGCCGATGCCGCCCGAGCAGCGGAATGATCCAATGACGCGTCTTGGACCGGTAGTCCGTCAGGGTGCGCGGCGCCATCTTGCCGGAGATCACGAGCCGCTCACAGATCACGTCGAGGTACTCGGTCATCCACTCGGCGACGGTGGGCGCACGGCCGGGCTTGGTGACCTGTCCGGACTCCCGGTTGTTCTCCAGTTCCCTGACCTTGCGTGTCACCTCGGCCTCAGTCCTGGCCATCCGGTGACGACGGTCGAGGGAGCCGTCCGGCTTGATCCCCAAGGTGACCCAGCCGTGCCAGTAGCCATCGTTGCCGAAGTAGATCGAGGATCGGCCGTCCGGCTTCTTTGCCATCACGCAGCCTCTTCCTGGGAGAGCCCTGCCTTGGCCTCCAGTGCGCGGGCGAACTCATGGAGCGCCCACCGGGGGACCAGCCGGTATCCCTCGTCTTTGATCGACTTGAGTTCGCCGGTCTTGATCAGTCGGAAGACGGCCGTACGGCTCATGCCGAGCATCACGGCGGCATCCTTGGGCCGGTAGAACAGTGGTTCCATGTCAGGCCGCCTCTCCGATTGCCGAAAGATTTTCGATGGGTCGTCCGTCTGCTCTGGCTTGGAGTTCGATCAGGCGTGCGCGGGTGCGCTGGCGGTTGGCGACTTCGCGCAGTAGGCGTTTGGCCAGTGGGGTTCGGTTGGGGTCTTTGGAGGAGACCGGTCGCCAGATGTAGCGGTGCGGGTCGGTGACGGTGTCGTCGGGCAGGCCGAGCATGTCGAGCACCCAGGCCCGGCGGTCCTGCTTGTGTTCGCGGAGGGTCTTGTTGGACCACTTGCGGGAGACCAGGACGCGGCGTCCGGCGTAGCCGAGGTGTTCGGCCTTGTGTGCCTTGCCCTTGCATCGGCCCGGCAGCATGCCCGCTTTGGCGCCCTTGGGTTGGATGCCGTAGCGCAGCCAGTTCGGGCACGTCGGTGAGCAGGGTTCGTAGCGCAGCGCTTCGACCATCCGAACGGCGTGGTCACGGCGAGCAGGGTTGTCGGTGGTGGGGTCGTCGGGGTCGAGGGGGTCGCCGAGGTTCTTGGTCAGGTACTTGGTGAGGTAGCCGATGCGCTTGTGCGCGTCCGGTGATCCGGCGACGATGCCCTGAACATCGACCTGGGGACCGAAGCGGACCACGTGCAGCGGTTCGGCCTCGTCGTCCTGGTCGAGCCGGTCGAGCGCCTCGTCCCAGGTGGGCAGCAGTTCCCCGGTTACGGGGTCGAGGTAATCACCGCTCTGTCCATCCGGGTAGGTGACGCCGTCGCCCAGTTCAGCCCGTTCCGCCCAGACCGGCAGGTGGTCACCGTCGAAGCAGACCTCATCGACCGAGGGCCACCACACCTGGTGATACGTGGCGGCGGCAATCGCCTTGATCTCCGCGCGGGGCATGGTCCCGCGGATTGCCATGTGCAGATGCGGAGCGAACCGCTTCTGTGGTTCGACAGTGGCGAAGTATTGGACGTCATAGCCCGCCACCCGGCGCAGGTTCTGCACGAACCGATCGACCAGCTTGGAGAAGTGCAGGGCATCGCGAGCCGCGCGAGCGTAGTCGTAGCTGCTCGGATCGACCGGCACGCCCAGACCGGAACGGATCTTGCCGTAGGAGGGCAGGGTGAGGG
This window contains:
- a CDS encoding replication initiator — protein: MTDTPIPSPDGSDHTLPRLVRDTLPLALDVAIEVAKLNGVCIRPLELRRLDTHTGMTESFNIPCGTTQEAKCPPCAQRNKQLRKAQCREGWHLEAEPIAEPHPSTEDQRWLIEFRADVQAKRDEAERDGEEVTDWDEAIAGIDAEINAAGMRGNVLGGRSAPKRSRSTRRRQDAPDLPKRAKQDTTLGRTFIAPDGRVYRPSLFVTLTLPSYGKIRSGLGVPVDPSSYDYARAARDALHFSKLVDRFVQNLRRVAGYDVQYFATVEPQKRFAPHLHMAIRGTMPRAEIKAIAAATYHQVWWPSVDEVCFDGDHLPVWAERAELGDGVTYPDGQSGDYLDPVTGELLPTWDEALDRLDQDDEAEPLHVVRFGPQVDVQGIVAGSPDAHKRIGYLTKYLTKNLGDPLDPDDPTTDNPARRDHAVRMVEALRYEPCSPTCPNWLRYGIQPKGAKAGMLPGRCKGKAHKAEHLGYAGRRVLVSRKWSNKTLREHKQDRRAWVLDMLGLPDDTVTDPHRYIWRPVSSKDPNRTPLAKRLLREVANRQRTRARLIELQARADGRPIENLSAIGEAA
- a CDS encoding helix-turn-helix domain-containing protein, translated to MEPLFYRPKDAAVMLGMSRTAVFRLIKTGELKSIKDEGYRLVPRWALHEFARALEAKAGLSQEEAA